One region of Mucilaginibacter gotjawali genomic DNA includes:
- a CDS encoding RagB/SusD family nutrient uptake outer membrane protein produces the protein MKKLIHISFVSLIAASVITISSCVKLKQISPTAVQASQLFKDSTGLSSALVGLYSTLEVQDYYGANYPMMCDLNSDNGVAGGYNNTSLNEFGSYNVTSSNIFIQNTYVAIYKTIATANAILAGESTVTGASQQYLNSVKGQALTLRAMAHFDLLRAFGYHWDLTSPFGIPVVTTVQNSTSVVPRSTVAATYTAIIADLQQAATLLKNNTDRNPNYINPAIVNALLARVYLYEKDYTNAAKYATLVINDGAYAVLDKNNFTNIYTSHNSKESVFELPFNQQNQSEYNATTYARPDAASTEVLFLLNPDLQVFFESRPGDLRYNLVDTLNPNGYLRTLKYSSDIKQKDNSALVIRISEMYLIRAEALGRGEGLADVNMIRTNRGLAALSSEDVPDDATYAQVVSDENRAEFNFEGHRYFDLARTGQVVNILTPLTSLTVTIANSCYPIPLREISATGGTVVQNPGY, from the coding sequence ATGAAGAAATTAATCCATATATCCTTTGTTAGTTTAATCGCTGCATCAGTAATAACGATAAGCAGCTGTGTTAAGCTAAAGCAAATATCGCCAACTGCCGTTCAGGCATCACAACTTTTTAAAGATTCAACGGGGCTTTCCTCGGCACTGGTCGGGCTTTATAGCACCCTTGAGGTGCAGGATTATTACGGGGCAAATTACCCTATGATGTGCGACCTCAATAGCGACAACGGTGTTGCCGGTGGTTATAACAATACCTCGTTAAACGAGTTTGGTTCCTATAATGTAACCTCATCCAACATTTTTATCCAAAACACCTATGTGGCAATTTATAAAACCATTGCGACAGCTAATGCCATATTAGCCGGCGAAAGCACGGTTACCGGCGCATCACAACAATACCTCAATTCGGTAAAGGGCCAGGCTTTAACCCTCAGGGCAATGGCGCACTTTGATCTGCTCCGCGCCTTTGGTTATCATTGGGACCTCACTTCACCATTTGGTATCCCGGTAGTAACCACCGTGCAAAACAGCACAAGCGTTGTACCGCGCAGCACCGTGGCTGCTACCTACACCGCTATTATTGCTGACTTGCAGCAGGCCGCAACTTTATTGAAAAACAATACCGACCGCAACCCCAATTATATTAACCCGGCAATTGTAAATGCTTTACTGGCGCGGGTGTATTTGTATGAAAAGGATTATACCAATGCTGCCAAATATGCAACGCTGGTTATCAATGACGGGGCTTATGCGGTGCTTGATAAAAACAATTTTACCAATATTTACACCTCGCATAACAGCAAGGAGTCTGTTTTTGAGCTACCATTTAACCAGCAAAACCAAAGCGAATATAATGCCACCACATATGCCCGCCCGGATGCGGCTTCAACAGAGGTTTTATTTCTTTTAAACCCCGACTTACAAGTATTTTTTGAAAGCCGTCCCGGTGATTTACGATACAATTTGGTGGATACTCTCAACCCTAACGGCTACCTCCGTACCCTTAAATACAGCAGCGATATCAAGCAAAAGGATAACTCTGCTCTGGTGATCCGCATTTCAGAAATGTATTTGATCAGGGCCGAAGCATTAGGCCGAGGTGAGGGGCTTGCAGATGTAAATATGATCAGGACCAATCGCGGCCTGGCAGCGCTAAGCAGCGAAGATGTGCCGGATGATGCCACGTATGCTCAGGTAGTGTCGGACGAGAACAGGGCAGAATTCAATTTTGAAGGCCACCGTTATTTCGACCTCGCAAGGACCGGACAAGTAGTAAATATATTAACCCCTTTAACAAGTTTAACTGTAACCATAGCCAATTCATGTTACCCGATACCTTTAAGAGAGATCAGCGCGACAGGAGGCACTGTAGTTCAAAACCCGGGATACTAA
- a CDS encoding flavin monoamine oxidase family protein, whose amino-acid sequence MAHYPIARLLRSAFCSAMSEDKQAAELYNEYSDSRRKFLKQMAITAGAAALTPGILSLSSCGKSSEGSIAIIGAGIAGLNAAYQLQKADIKSTIYEASDRIGGRMFTLRDEFGKGLTTDIGGEFVDTTHTDILQLTNELGLSLYDLRKDELARKTFYFGGKRYNEDDLKAALKPFVAQLVKDIKSLPDIISYKAAAQFEHLDKQTITGYLSAIGIKGWLFDFLNVTLTREYGMEASVQSAVNFLIMFEAPKEAEKGYALFGSDHEVFKIQGGSSTLTDAIYQKVKGSVKTGYTLKSISKADDKGYNLEFDNQGTAATVQADHVIIAIPFTMLRLVRIDVPFPAEKTKCINEIGYGNSSKFIVGVKNGKPWRLHGQQGYTFTDLFFGCGWDSSQMQSDTEGSFTIFGGGNFSDKVKDASLDDLKNKIVPELNAIFPGMDKAYTGKNTKFCWSENPYSKAGYSSFKAGQWSTLAGWEGVPVGEIYFAGEHVSREFQGYMNGGAQTGRVAAEMLMKSLAGNG is encoded by the coding sequence ATGGCACATTACCCCATTGCCCGTTTATTACGATCTGCCTTCTGCTCAGCTATGAGCGAAGACAAACAAGCAGCTGAATTATATAACGAATACAGCGATAGCCGCCGCAAGTTTTTAAAACAAATGGCGATCACTGCAGGCGCAGCTGCACTTACGCCTGGTATACTGAGCCTTTCTTCGTGCGGAAAAAGCAGCGAAGGGAGCATAGCGATCATTGGCGCCGGGATCGCTGGTTTAAATGCAGCGTACCAGTTACAAAAAGCAGATATTAAATCCACCATATACGAAGCATCTGATCGGATCGGCGGCCGGATGTTTACCCTAAGGGATGAATTTGGCAAAGGGCTTACGACGGATATCGGCGGTGAATTTGTTGACACAACCCACACAGATATTCTTCAACTGACTAATGAGCTCGGCCTGTCTTTGTACGACCTGAGAAAAGATGAACTGGCGCGCAAAACTTTTTATTTCGGCGGTAAGCGCTATAATGAAGACGACCTGAAGGCGGCGCTAAAGCCTTTTGTAGCTCAGTTGGTTAAGGATATTAAATCATTACCCGACATCATTAGCTATAAAGCTGCTGCCCAATTTGAACACCTCGACAAACAAACCATCACCGGATACCTTTCAGCTATCGGAATTAAAGGGTGGCTATTTGACTTTTTGAATGTTACGCTCACGCGCGAATATGGCATGGAAGCCTCCGTCCAGTCGGCCGTTAATTTCCTCATTATGTTTGAAGCGCCGAAAGAAGCCGAAAAAGGTTATGCGCTGTTCGGTTCGGATCATGAAGTATTTAAGATACAAGGCGGAAGCAGTACTTTAACCGATGCTATATATCAAAAAGTAAAAGGATCGGTAAAAACTGGTTATACATTAAAATCGATCAGTAAAGCCGATGACAAAGGCTATAATCTCGAATTTGACAACCAGGGGACTGCGGCTACTGTTCAGGCCGACCATGTAATCATCGCTATTCCGTTTACCATGCTCCGATTGGTCAGGATCGATGTACCATTTCCTGCCGAAAAAACAAAATGTATCAACGAAATCGGGTACGGCAACAGCAGTAAATTTATTGTGGGCGTTAAAAATGGCAAACCATGGCGGCTGCACGGTCAACAGGGCTATACATTTACCGACTTATTTTTTGGCTGCGGATGGGATAGCAGCCAGATGCAATCGGATACCGAAGGCAGCTTTACTATTTTTGGCGGCGGTAATTTTAGCGATAAGGTAAAAGACGCCAGCCTCGACGACCTGAAAAACAAGATCGTTCCCGAACTGAATGCCATATTTCCAGGTATGGATAAGGCATATACCGGTAAAAATACCAAATTCTGCTGGAGCGAAAATCCCTATTCAAAAGCGGGATACAGCTCATTTAAAGCCGGGCAATGGAGCACTTTGGCAGGCTGGGAAGGCGTACCGGTTGGGGAAATTTACTTTGCCGGCGAACATGTAAGCCGCGAATTTCAGGGCTACATGAACGGGGGTGCACAAACGGGCCGGGTCGCAGCAGAAATGCTGATGAAATCATTGGCGGGGAATGGGTGA
- a CDS encoding aspartate aminotransferase family protein: protein MTNSKEILARRRQFVPDAIGIFNPSTAVSAKGAVIIDADGQEMIDFAGGIGVVNAGHCPEPVVKAIADQAAKLIHCSFNVATYDLYMQVAEKLVSLFPHGDHTKVMLTNSGAESVENAIKIARQATGRPAIICYGGAFHGRTMMSMTLTSKVGYKLGCGPFAPEVYRIPFPDYYHDPRGANLDEFSDHHLRELEDFFHTNVPASQVAAIIMEPVQGEGGFNVVPKKYMEGLRTVCDKYGILLILDEVQSGFGRTGKWAAYQHYEVTPDISTWAKSMGSGMPIGAVIGKAHIMDACKPSTIGGTYPGNPVCCAASLATLNYMEEIDINALGEKVGNIVRKRFNSFNKQFSAIGDVRGLGAMMAFELVKNNDPHQPDADLCKKLISYCADHGLIVINAGINGNIIRILSPLVIEESLLNKGLDIIEAGLTHLCGEPVNESKMEISDVSK, encoded by the coding sequence ATGACAAATAGTAAAGAAATATTAGCGAGAAGGAGGCAGTTTGTACCGGATGCGATTGGCATATTCAATCCGTCAACTGCAGTAAGTGCAAAAGGCGCGGTGATCATTGACGCAGATGGGCAGGAAATGATCGATTTTGCCGGCGGGATCGGCGTGGTGAACGCCGGCCATTGCCCGGAGCCGGTTGTTAAAGCCATTGCCGACCAGGCTGCGAAACTGATCCACTGCAGTTTTAATGTGGCCACTTACGATCTGTATATGCAGGTTGCCGAAAAACTGGTGAGCCTGTTTCCGCATGGTGATCATACTAAAGTGATGCTAACTAACTCCGGCGCCGAAAGCGTGGAGAATGCCATCAAAATAGCCCGCCAGGCAACCGGCAGGCCCGCCATAATTTGTTATGGCGGCGCTTTTCACGGTCGCACCATGATGAGCATGACGCTTACTTCTAAAGTGGGATACAAACTGGGCTGCGGGCCATTCGCACCCGAAGTTTACCGCATCCCCTTCCCTGATTATTACCATGATCCGAGGGGCGCAAACCTTGATGAATTTTCGGATCATCACCTCCGCGAACTGGAAGACTTTTTTCATACCAATGTACCGGCCTCACAGGTAGCGGCTATTATAATGGAGCCCGTGCAGGGCGAAGGCGGATTTAACGTCGTTCCCAAAAAATACATGGAAGGCCTGCGCACTGTTTGCGACAAGTATGGCATATTACTCATTTTAGATGAAGTACAAAGCGGTTTCGGCCGTACCGGTAAATGGGCCGCTTACCAGCATTATGAGGTAACGCCTGATATATCTACCTGGGCAAAAAGCATGGGCAGTGGTATGCCGATTGGAGCCGTGATCGGTAAAGCACACATTATGGATGCCTGCAAACCTTCTACCATCGGCGGCACTTACCCGGGCAACCCGGTTTGCTGCGCGGCATCGCTGGCTACGCTCAATTATATGGAAGAGATCGATATCAATGCACTGGGCGAAAAAGTGGGTAATATCGTCAGGAAACGATTCAACAGCTTTAATAAACAATTCAGCGCCATAGGCGACGTGCGCGGCCTTGGCGCAATGATGGCTTTTGAACTGGTAAAAAATAACGACCCACATCAACCTGATGCCGACCTGTGTAAAAAACTCATCAGCTATTGTGCCGATCATGGGTTAATCGTCATCAATGCCGGGATCAACGGCAATATCATCAGGATCTTAAGCCCGCTGGTGATAGAAGAAAGTTTATTGAATAAAGGACTCGATATAATAGAAGCTGGCTTGACCCATTTATGCGGTGAGCCTGTTAACGAATCAAAAATGGAGATCAGTGATGTCAGTAAATAA
- a CDS encoding NAD-dependent succinate-semialdehyde dehydrogenase, which translates to MSVNKQFINGVWVDAVDGHEISLVNPATEEVLSRISFGNGKDAILAIDAADAAFKTWSKTTPYYRAEILKKAANYLRENLDKIAHDMVLESGKPLLEARGEWTVAANLFEWYAEEGKRAYGKVIPTNRVDKRSSVILQPMGVIGVITAWNFPAYNPARAWAAALAAGCTVVAKPSEDTPLSAYHLVNALSAAGLPPGVLNLVIAEASPVGDAMLHDKRVKKISFTGSTRVGKILMDGASRTHTKLSLELGGNAPVVIFDDVDVDEVAKAAAIARFRNNGQVCVAPQRFYIHKNIYDQFAESVKKYVSLLKVGSGFEEGVNVGPLITGKQRDSVFDLLEKTRIEKAEVLTGGHRPHHLDKGYFIQPAVVANLNQSSTLARHEIFGPVLPLFRFDDLEDALHKANDTEYGLAAYAFTNNLKTAIKVSEGLEFGIVGINEWAPHGTELPFGGWKYSGQGHESGSEGLYEYMEKKLISIGGIV; encoded by the coding sequence ATGTCAGTAAATAAACAATTTATCAATGGGGTTTGGGTAGATGCGGTCGATGGCCATGAAATCTCCCTGGTTAACCCGGCTACCGAAGAAGTGCTAAGCAGGATCAGTTTCGGGAACGGCAAAGATGCCATTTTAGCTATTGATGCCGCAGATGCGGCCTTCAAAACCTGGAGCAAAACCACCCCATATTATCGTGCCGAAATATTAAAAAAAGCAGCCAATTATTTACGGGAGAACCTGGATAAAATAGCACACGATATGGTGCTTGAAAGCGGGAAACCTTTATTGGAGGCCCGCGGTGAATGGACCGTAGCTGCCAATTTATTTGAATGGTATGCCGAAGAAGGTAAACGGGCCTACGGCAAAGTGATCCCAACCAACAGGGTGGATAAACGGAGCTCCGTTATCCTGCAGCCAATGGGCGTTATCGGTGTGATTACTGCCTGGAATTTCCCGGCATATAACCCGGCAAGGGCCTGGGCGGCAGCATTGGCTGCGGGCTGTACGGTGGTTGCCAAACCATCGGAAGATACGCCACTATCAGCTTATCATCTGGTAAATGCGCTTTCAGCCGCAGGCTTGCCCCCCGGTGTATTGAACCTGGTAATTGCCGAAGCATCGCCGGTGGGCGATGCGATGTTGCATGACAAACGGGTAAAAAAGATTAGTTTTACCGGCAGCACCCGCGTAGGCAAAATCCTAATGGATGGCGCCAGCCGTACCCATACCAAACTCTCGCTGGAGTTGGGCGGCAACGCCCCTGTTGTCATTTTTGATGACGTGGATGTGGACGAAGTTGCCAAAGCGGCAGCCATCGCCCGCTTTCGTAACAACGGGCAGGTTTGTGTAGCGCCGCAACGCTTTTATATCCATAAAAACATTTACGACCAGTTTGCCGAATCGGTTAAAAAATATGTATCCCTGTTAAAAGTAGGCAGCGGCTTTGAAGAAGGCGTAAACGTTGGCCCGCTTATTACAGGCAAGCAACGGGACAGTGTATTTGATTTACTGGAAAAAACAAGGATCGAAAAGGCGGAAGTACTCACCGGCGGCCACCGGCCCCATCATTTGGATAAAGGCTATTTTATCCAGCCTGCAGTTGTGGCAAACCTTAATCAGTCATCCACCCTGGCACGCCACGAAATTTTTGGGCCAGTGTTACCACTGTTCAGGTTTGATGATTTGGAAGATGCGCTGCATAAAGCCAATGATACCGAATACGGCCTGGCGGCTTATGCCTTCACCAACAATTTAAAAACAGCCATTAAAGTATCCGAAGGTTTGGAATTTGGCATCGTAGGCATCAACGAATGGGCCCCGCATGGCACTGAGTTGCCCTTTGGCGGCTGGAAATACAGCGGCCAGGGCCACGAAAGCGGCAGCGAAGGACTTTATGAATATATGGAGAAGAAATTAATAAGCATCGGAGGAATTGTTTAA
- a CDS encoding Na+/H+ antiporter NhaC family protein, producing MAYGPIALIPPAVVIILAIKQKTSFEPLLIGCLVGYAIIGFHDKTNFFTNFVDSFEGVMGKSDSVWVILVCGLYGSLIGLMVRSGGTMKFGEWALKRIKTKRSALMGAWFLGLFIFLDDYLSALTVGISMRKITDAFKIPREKLAYIVNTTAPPWCVIVPISTWTIFIGNILETSHVAAKGQGLVTYWKMIPFVSYGYVSVLIIPLFIYGLLPWFGKMKAADIRAEETGQLTASEFSDTASLDISAMNPGKPSKVIYFLLPIIVLLAATIFFNIDALKGVMVAVAFTFIYYLLIKLGSFRQLSETMFGGFSSMLYALAILMMSYVLKDVNDKMGLTQYVLHAASPYLNKEFLPVIVFVSLSLISVTTGSSWGLYAIAIPLVVPLAQHFGSNVLLNCGAVISAGVFGANACLYSDATVLTAQSTECNNLDHGLSQLPYATIAFALSSVVYIIMGFTIH from the coding sequence ATGGCATACGGCCCAATAGCATTAATACCACCGGCAGTAGTTATTATACTGGCCATCAAGCAAAAAACCTCGTTTGAGCCTTTGCTGATCGGCTGCCTGGTTGGCTATGCGATCATTGGCTTTCACGACAAAACCAACTTCTTTACCAATTTCGTTGATTCGTTTGAGGGGGTAATGGGCAAGTCTGATTCGGTATGGGTGATATTGGTATGTGGTTTGTATGGTTCATTAATCGGTTTAATGGTACGCAGTGGCGGTACGATGAAATTTGGCGAATGGGCCTTAAAAAGAATCAAAACCAAACGGAGCGCTCTCATGGGTGCATGGTTCCTGGGCTTGTTTATTTTTCTGGATGATTATTTAAGCGCACTTACCGTTGGTATTTCGATGCGGAAGATCACCGATGCGTTTAAGATCCCCCGCGAAAAGCTGGCCTATATTGTAAATACCACCGCCCCACCCTGGTGTGTAATTGTTCCCATCTCCACGTGGACCATCTTTATCGGCAATATCCTCGAAACATCACATGTCGCTGCAAAAGGCCAGGGATTGGTGACCTACTGGAAGATGATCCCTTTTGTATCTTATGGCTATGTGTCCGTGTTGATTATTCCATTATTTATTTATGGGCTTCTGCCATGGTTTGGCAAAATGAAAGCGGCTGATATCCGTGCTGAAGAAACCGGGCAACTAACCGCTTCCGAGTTCAGCGATACCGCGTCTTTGGACATCAGCGCCATGAACCCCGGAAAGCCCTCCAAAGTGATCTATTTTTTACTGCCGATCATTGTATTACTGGCTGCAACTATATTTTTTAATATCGATGCCTTAAAGGGGGTAATGGTGGCCGTTGCGTTTACATTTATTTACTACCTGCTGATCAAACTCGGGTCGTTCAGGCAATTATCCGAAACCATGTTCGGCGGCTTCAGCAGTATGCTTTATGCCCTGGCCATCTTAATGATGAGCTATGTGCTGAAAGATGTAAACGATAAGATGGGGCTTACCCAATATGTTTTACACGCCGCATCGCCTTACCTCAATAAAGAATTTTTGCCGGTTATTGTGTTCGTTTCGCTTTCGCTGATCTCCGTTACTACGGGTTCATCATGGGGTTTATACGCTATCGCGATCCCGCTGGTAGTGCCATTGGCCCAGCACTTTGGTTCCAATGTTTTATTGAATTGCGGTGCGGTCATCAGCGCCGGGGTATTCGGTGCCAATGCGTGCCTGTACTCCGATGCTACCGTGCTTACCGCGCAAAGTACAGAGTGTAATAACCTGGATCATGGCCTATCGCAACTGCCTTACGCCACCATCGCTTTTGCACTATCATCAGTTGTTTACATCATAATGGGTTTTACCATCCATTAA
- a CDS encoding GNAT family N-acetyltransferase: MHTIIKNYCITTSSGLVVQNTRREHAAQLEELQRVVFPTLAEDELILRQHYLRHLEIFPQGQFVITDKDRVIGMTTTMRCTFNMSNHHHTFKETFAGGWMTNHEPDGDWLYGLDIGVHPDYRGQGLARLLYRARHEVARQLGLKGQITVGMMSGYGWVSESMTGEQYYAELIAGKRTDPTITPQMKIGFEPIALIPDYLTDPVCGNYGVLIKLDIDKDV, encoded by the coding sequence ATGCATACCATTATCAAAAACTATTGCATTACAACAAGCTCCGGCCTGGTGGTACAAAACACCCGGCGGGAACATGCAGCGCAGCTGGAGGAGTTGCAGCGGGTGGTATTCCCCACACTTGCCGAAGATGAGCTGATCTTAAGGCAACACTACCTGCGGCACCTGGAAATATTCCCCCAGGGCCAGTTTGTGATCACCGATAAAGACAGGGTGATTGGAATGACCACCACTATGCGCTGTACTTTCAACATGTCAAACCATCACCACACCTTTAAAGAAACCTTTGCAGGCGGCTGGATGACCAATCACGAACCCGATGGCGACTGGCTCTATGGCCTGGACATTGGCGTACATCCGGATTATCGCGGGCAGGGGCTGGCACGGTTGCTTTACAGGGCAAGGCACGAGGTTGCCCGCCAGCTGGGGTTGAAAGGGCAGATTACGGTTGGGATGATGAGTGGTTACGGCTGGGTAAGCGAATCAATGACCGGCGAACAATATTATGCTGAATTAATTGCCGGCAAAAGAACCGACCCCACCATCACCCCGCAAATGAAGATCGGATTTGAGCCTATAGCGTTAATACCCGATTACCTTACGGACCCTGTTTGCGGCAATTATGGGGTATTGATAAAACTGGATATTGATAAGGACGTGTGA